The Streptomyces luteogriseus genome includes a window with the following:
- a CDS encoding non-ribosomal peptide synthetase, whose translation MTRDTATSAYEHGELIHEAVSRQARARPDAVAVVQGGHRLTYGELDAASDDYAAGLRALGVAPGHRVPVLMSRSPQYAAVVLAVLKCGAAYAALDPRWPEERVSSILRRLQPPLAVVEKPQDLHVPTWSAADHPVDEAVRRRRRVPAAVCDGGSEATIFFTSGSTGLPKGVVTPHRATTRLFQPGGFADFGPGHVMLASVALPWDVASMELWGPLTSGGTVALVEDEYLLPSGLAALVRDQGVDTAWLTTSLFNAFVDEDPSCFLGLRHVMTGGERLSPHHVRRFLDVHPTVRLTNGYGPVESCVFTTTHDIAPKDTELPHGIPIGRPVPHTTVHVMRDGRTCPPGETGEICIGGDGLAVEYLGMPQDTAARFVDTDVDGETVRVYRTGDLGFTTPDGLLHYVGRADRQVKIRGRRIEPLEIENVCLALPHVKQAVAVPVPGTDGAYTAMVLFYVAESGAPEDAAAPAAVRAHLVAGLPPHSVPDDLRRVDAIPLSSTGKTDTARLLSTARRAPGGPQPETTAPGEPAPSRNRWAAVVLEEIRALLKTDAAPDAPFAVLGGTSLDAIRLCARLSDRTGISVPVSAFLRHPTADGLAEFLESRSAPGPTEPAGRADRVRLDGIQAHFGLLHELDPSDSAALCHLLWEVTGPLDTDALEQALNDLQRRHEALRSAYRLDPEPVAFTPESTHAIRVETLTSGDGTQDARSLVEEALNRPLPIEDARVWRCVHAPVDADTGLVGLTVHHIAFDGWSQDLLIAELTHAYDARARGAEPRFEHPAPTLRALADEAARFDDRDEAAAQLAYWTRHLADLPELALPAPGAEPERSFGSHGFTVDPVVAARLRTEAGHLGATLFLPLAAGYAAALADVTGQADFGLGVPLVRRSGPASMAAVSCLVDVVCLRLPEMTGGPALADLAKAARPAVEDAFARQDVAFAEVVRAIRPPRTGRNPLYQTMFAVQNAVPEELALAGCAVRRLPMEPPAAMHEIVCEIWPTADGGLRVDISFQADRVASSTAHRLARVYEELLVSGKRPAPQHV comes from the coding sequence ATGACGCGTGACACCGCGACCAGCGCGTACGAACACGGCGAGCTCATTCACGAGGCGGTGTCCCGCCAGGCCCGCGCACGGCCCGACGCCGTCGCCGTCGTACAGGGCGGCCACCGCCTGACGTACGGGGAACTGGACGCCGCGAGTGACGACTACGCCGCCGGACTGCGTGCCCTGGGCGTCGCCCCGGGACACCGGGTGCCCGTACTGATGAGCCGCTCGCCCCAGTACGCGGCCGTCGTCCTCGCCGTCCTCAAGTGCGGGGCCGCCTACGCCGCCCTGGACCCGCGCTGGCCCGAGGAGCGGGTGAGCTCCATCCTCCGGCGGCTCCAACCGCCCCTCGCGGTCGTGGAGAAGCCCCAGGACCTGCACGTACCCACGTGGTCCGCGGCCGACCACCCCGTCGACGAGGCGGTACGGCGCCGGCGCCGCGTCCCCGCTGCGGTCTGCGACGGCGGCAGCGAGGCCACCATCTTCTTCACCTCGGGCAGCACCGGCCTCCCCAAGGGCGTCGTCACCCCGCACCGGGCCACCACCCGGCTGTTCCAGCCCGGCGGCTTCGCCGACTTCGGCCCCGGCCACGTCATGCTCGCGTCGGTGGCGCTCCCCTGGGACGTCGCCAGCATGGAGCTGTGGGGGCCTCTCACCAGCGGGGGCACGGTGGCCCTGGTGGAGGACGAGTACCTGCTGCCCTCGGGGCTCGCCGCGCTCGTACGCGACCAGGGCGTCGACACGGCATGGCTCACCACCTCCCTCTTCAACGCCTTCGTCGACGAGGACCCGTCCTGCTTCCTCGGCCTGCGGCACGTGATGACCGGCGGGGAGAGGCTGTCGCCGCACCATGTGCGCCGCTTCCTGGACGTCCACCCGACGGTGCGGCTGACCAACGGTTACGGACCCGTCGAGTCCTGTGTCTTCACCACCACGCACGACATCGCGCCGAAGGACACGGAACTTCCGCACGGCATCCCCATCGGCAGGCCCGTGCCGCACACGACGGTCCACGTGATGCGTGACGGCCGGACGTGTCCGCCGGGGGAGACCGGAGAGATCTGCATCGGCGGGGACGGCCTCGCCGTCGAGTACCTGGGCATGCCGCAGGACACGGCCGCACGGTTCGTGGACACCGACGTCGACGGCGAGACCGTCCGCGTCTACCGGACCGGGGACCTCGGGTTCACCACCCCCGACGGACTCCTCCACTACGTCGGCCGGGCCGACCGCCAGGTCAAGATCAGGGGACGGCGGATCGAGCCGCTGGAGATCGAGAACGTCTGCCTCGCCCTGCCGCACGTCAAGCAGGCGGTCGCGGTGCCCGTGCCCGGCACGGACGGCGCCTACACCGCCATGGTCCTCTTCTACGTCGCGGAGTCCGGCGCCCCCGAGGACGCCGCCGCACCGGCGGCGGTACGTGCCCACCTCGTCGCCGGGCTGCCTCCCCACAGCGTCCCCGACGACCTGCGGCGCGTCGACGCCATCCCGCTCTCGTCCACCGGCAAGACGGACACCGCGCGGCTGCTGTCGACGGCCCGGCGGGCCCCCGGCGGTCCGCAGCCGGAGACGACCGCTCCCGGCGAGCCCGCACCGTCACGGAACCGCTGGGCGGCGGTCGTTCTGGAGGAGATCCGCGCCCTCCTGAAGACCGACGCCGCGCCCGACGCGCCGTTCGCGGTCCTCGGCGGCACGTCCCTCGACGCCATCCGGCTCTGCGCTCGCCTCTCGGACCGTACGGGCATCTCCGTGCCGGTCTCCGCCTTCCTGCGCCATCCCACGGCCGACGGTCTCGCGGAGTTCCTGGAAAGCCGCTCCGCGCCCGGCCCGACGGAACCGGCCGGCCGCGCCGACCGCGTCCGCCTCGACGGCATCCAGGCCCACTTCGGCTTGCTGCACGAGTTGGACCCGAGCGACTCCGCCGCCCTCTGCCACCTGCTGTGGGAGGTCACCGGCCCGCTGGACACCGACGCCCTGGAACAGGCCCTCAACGACCTGCAGCGGCGCCACGAGGCCCTCAGGTCGGCCTACCGGCTGGACCCCGAACCGGTGGCTTTCACGCCCGAGTCCACGCACGCCATCCGCGTCGAGACGCTCACCTCCGGTGACGGGACCCAGGACGCCCGGTCTCTGGTGGAGGAGGCCCTGAACCGGCCTCTGCCCATCGAGGACGCGCGGGTCTGGCGGTGCGTCCACGCCCCCGTGGACGCCGACACGGGCCTGGTCGGCCTCACCGTCCACCACATCGCCTTCGACGGCTGGTCGCAGGACCTCCTCATCGCCGAGCTGACACACGCCTACGACGCCCGCGCCCGCGGCGCCGAGCCGCGCTTCGAACACCCCGCACCGACCCTGCGCGCCCTGGCCGACGAGGCCGCGCGGTTCGACGACCGCGACGAGGCCGCCGCCCAACTGGCCTACTGGACCCGGCACCTCGCGGACCTGCCGGAACTCGCCCTGCCCGCGCCCGGAGCGGAGCCGGAACGGTCGTTCGGAAGCCACGGCTTCACCGTGGACCCGGTGGTCGCCGCCCGGCTGCGCACCGAGGCCGGACACCTCGGAGCGACCCTGTTCCTGCCCCTCGCGGCCGGGTACGCCGCCGCGCTCGCCGACGTGACCGGACAGGCCGACTTCGGCCTCGGCGTCCCCCTCGTGCGCCGCTCCGGACCCGCCTCCATGGCGGCCGTGTCGTGCCTGGTGGACGTCGTGTGCCTGCGGCTGCCGGAGATGACCGGCGGGCCGGCGCTCGCGGACCTGGCGAAGGCGGCACGTCCCGCCGTCGAGGACGCCTTCGCCCGCCAGGACGTGGCGTTCGCGGAGGTGGTCCGCGCGATCCGGCCGCCCAGGACCGGACGCAACCCGCTGTACCAGACGATGTTCGCCGTGCAGAACGCCGTACCCGAGGAACTCGCCCTCGCCGGGTGCGCGGTGCGGCGCCTGCCGATGGAGCCGCCCGCCGCCATGCACGAGATCGTCTGCGAGATCTGGCCGACGGCCGACGGCGGGCTGCGGGTGGACATCAGCTTCCAGGCCGACCGCGTCGCCTCCAGCACGGCGCATCGCCTCGCCCGCGTCTACGAGGAACTGCTGGTGTCCGGGAAACGGCCGGCCCCCCAGCACGTGTGA
- a CDS encoding non-ribosomal peptide synthetase, producing MQDIPEERTAVRLLRRLVDANPEATAVECGKDVLTYRRLWDEAGTAAARLQETPGFEPGCLLGVLYERGVPGVVAQLAAWRAGAAYLPLDPALPDGRIESVLHDARPFAVLAQPDLRHRVQPAVPAPQDAFSGPPREPRPARSALAYVIYTSGSTGTPKGVEVAHASLVNLLDWHGDTYGTGPGTRVAAFAGLGFDASVWETWAALANGATLVLPAEPMGADVPAIADFLREHAIEQCFLSTPIAEELIGSATPPRSLRVLLTGGDRLRVRPSASFPAAVHNHYGPTEATVVTTASRDLRGTGDPGSPPVIGTPITGARVRLVDHQGQEVTGPGATGELLIGGAVLAAGYRGDATLTEEKFGTAAPAADAGPTGAGSGTAERWYASGDVCRWTDSGDLEFVERRDAQLSVRGNRVEPAEIEHTMLTVAGVSQAAVVLCDDGSGGSLAAFYCGGAGAETVQEALTARLPGYMVPSRVQRLDTMPLTLNGKIDRKALSEIPAEPAQRPEAAFPPGSTEEGIAEIWTDLTGIAPGARDNFFDVGGHSLLAARMIGKVRDRFGVKVGLQAVFDHPVLADLAAEVDAAPKNGD from the coding sequence ATGCAGGACATTCCAGAGGAACGGACGGCCGTGCGCCTGCTGCGGCGCCTCGTCGACGCGAACCCCGAGGCGACAGCGGTCGAGTGCGGCAAGGACGTGCTGACGTACCGCCGTCTGTGGGACGAGGCCGGCACCGCGGCGGCACGGCTCCAGGAGACGCCCGGGTTCGAGCCGGGCTGCCTGCTCGGCGTCCTGTACGAGCGGGGCGTGCCGGGCGTGGTCGCCCAACTGGCGGCCTGGCGCGCCGGAGCCGCCTACCTGCCCCTGGACCCGGCCCTCCCGGACGGGCGCATCGAGTCGGTCCTCCATGACGCGCGGCCGTTCGCCGTGCTGGCCCAGCCCGACCTGCGCCACCGGGTGCAGCCCGCGGTGCCCGCGCCGCAGGACGCCTTCTCCGGCCCCCCGCGAGAGCCGCGACCGGCCCGGTCGGCCCTCGCGTACGTCATCTACACGTCCGGCTCGACCGGGACGCCGAAGGGCGTGGAGGTCGCCCACGCCAGTCTGGTGAACCTGCTGGACTGGCACGGCGACACCTACGGGACGGGGCCCGGCACACGCGTGGCCGCCTTCGCCGGCCTGGGGTTCGACGCCTCCGTCTGGGAGACCTGGGCGGCGCTCGCCAACGGCGCGACCCTCGTCCTGCCCGCCGAACCCATGGGCGCCGACGTGCCCGCCATCGCGGACTTCCTCCGGGAGCACGCGATCGAGCAGTGCTTCCTCAGCACCCCGATCGCCGAGGAACTGATCGGCTCCGCCACGCCCCCGCGCTCCCTGCGGGTCCTGCTGACCGGCGGCGACCGGCTGCGGGTGCGGCCGAGCGCCTCGTTCCCCGCCGCGGTCCACAACCACTACGGCCCCACCGAGGCGACGGTCGTCACGACCGCCAGCCGGGACCTGCGCGGCACCGGCGACCCAGGCAGCCCACCGGTCATCGGCACCCCCATCACGGGCGCGCGCGTCCGGCTGGTCGACCACCAGGGCCAGGAGGTCACCGGCCCCGGCGCGACCGGCGAACTCCTCATCGGCGGGGCGGTGCTGGCCGCCGGATACCGAGGGGACGCCACCCTCACCGAGGAGAAGTTCGGCACGGCAGCCCCCGCCGCCGACGCCGGGCCCACCGGAGCCGGATCCGGCACCGCCGAGCGCTGGTACGCGTCGGGGGACGTCTGCCGCTGGACGGACTCCGGTGACCTCGAGTTCGTCGAACGGCGCGACGCCCAGCTGAGCGTCCGCGGCAACCGCGTCGAACCCGCCGAGATCGAACACACCATGCTGACGGTGGCAGGGGTCAGTCAGGCCGCCGTCGTGCTGTGCGACGACGGCTCGGGCGGCTCCCTGGCCGCCTTCTACTGCGGCGGGGCCGGCGCGGAAACGGTGCAGGAAGCGCTGACGGCGAGGCTGCCCGGGTACATGGTGCCCTCTCGCGTCCAGCGGCTGGACACCATGCCGCTGACCCTGAACGGAAAGATCGACCGCAAGGCCCTGTCGGAGATTCCTGCCGAACCCGCCCAGCGGCCCGAGGCGGCCTTCCCGCCCGGCTCCACCGAGGAGGGCATCGCCGAGATCTGGACCGATCTGACCGGCATCGCGCCGGGCGCCCGCGACAACTTCTTCGACGTCGGCGGGCATTCACTGCTGGCCGCCCGCATGATCGGCAAGGTGCGCGACAGGTTCGGCGTCAAGGTGGGCCTCCAGGCGGTCTTCGACCATCCGGTCCTGGCGGACCTGGCGGCCGAGGTCGACGCGGCACCGAAGAACGGAGACTGA
- a CDS encoding phosphopantetheine-binding protein produces the protein MQSYFVERDATEAVVAAQWSRVLGRPPASLDADFFASGGSSLLAAKLVSALRGALGTRIPLKTLFEAPTFGGLSARIRNDVPGSGGRLLTLNPSGAGAPLLLVPAASGGVIGLHRFGGDPIDRPVLGLQARGLDPAEGEPCGTLAEIVDDFTEVLEKGDAPRSLHLAGYCVGGILAYELAAGLLRRGWDVRSVVLLNTSLYCPPLTVAEAAGEKLLSVAHEAGIAIPEGQEPDAAEVYRAVGSQGPDPIETDFAEFQAGLRVFGSVGSAVSGYVPEPGDFAVRLFSTDDRDDPSDIERTLHPVTDWPDLGLADYQQYQVPVDHFEMIVHEPTLKAVENALKDIDDGRKRSERTV, from the coding sequence GTGCAGTCGTACTTCGTAGAACGGGACGCCACCGAGGCCGTCGTCGCCGCCCAGTGGTCCCGGGTGCTGGGCCGGCCGCCCGCCTCCCTGGACGCCGACTTCTTCGCATCGGGCGGGTCCTCCCTGCTCGCCGCGAAGCTGGTATCCGCCCTGCGGGGCGCTCTCGGCACCCGGATTCCGCTGAAGACGCTGTTCGAGGCGCCCACGTTCGGCGGTCTCAGCGCCCGTATCAGGAACGATGTCCCCGGGTCCGGCGGCCGACTGCTCACCCTCAATCCGTCCGGCGCCGGTGCCCCCCTCCTGCTGGTGCCGGCGGCGAGCGGCGGTGTCATCGGCCTCCACCGCTTCGGAGGCGACCCGATCGACCGCCCCGTGCTCGGTCTGCAGGCCCGCGGTCTCGACCCGGCCGAGGGCGAGCCGTGCGGAACGCTCGCGGAGATCGTCGACGACTTCACCGAAGTCCTGGAGAAGGGGGACGCGCCGCGCAGCCTGCACCTGGCCGGGTACTGCGTGGGAGGCATCCTCGCCTACGAACTGGCTGCCGGACTGCTGCGGCGCGGATGGGACGTGCGCTCCGTCGTCCTGCTCAACACCTCCCTGTACTGCCCGCCGCTGACGGTGGCCGAAGCCGCCGGGGAGAAGCTCCTGTCCGTCGCGCACGAGGCGGGCATCGCAATACCGGAGGGCCAGGAGCCGGACGCCGCCGAGGTGTACCGCGCCGTCGGCTCACAGGGCCCGGACCCCATCGAGACCGACTTCGCGGAGTTCCAGGCGGGACTGCGGGTCTTCGGCTCCGTCGGGTCGGCGGTGTCGGGCTATGTGCCCGAGCCGGGCGACTTCGCCGTGCGGTTGTTCTCGACCGACGACCGGGACGACCCGTCGGACATCGAGCGCACCCTCCACCCGGTGACCGACTGGCCCGACCTCGGGCTGGCCGACTACCAGCAGTACCAGGTGCCCGTCGACCATTTCGAGATGATCGTGCACGAGCCGACCCTGAAGGCCGTCGAAAACGCGCTGAAGGACATCGACGACGGCCGGAAGAGGTCAGAGAGAACGGTGTGA
- a CDS encoding thioesterase II family protein has product MHGNPPSRPWIHRLSRTNPPGRIRLFCFPYAGGGASTFRGWAELLPDEIDVHAIQPPGREDRLFEDPVDTLQATLDAVVPELLEHSKEPFALFGHSLGAIVCWEAARVLREEHDIEPMHMFLSGCRALPAVHDGRRDLHTLPEAELIEELRLMNGTPEEILRNSDFMRMLLPTVRADYAMLSRYSFLPCKPPGAPVTVFGGANDPGVGMNHLQQWSELVEGELDSVVLPGDHFFLHASREPLLAEMAKRLVEPAREPGRDSSHRSL; this is encoded by the coding sequence ATGCACGGCAATCCGCCCAGCCGCCCGTGGATCCACCGCCTATCGCGGACGAATCCCCCCGGACGCATACGGCTGTTCTGTTTCCCTTATGCGGGCGGCGGTGCTTCCACATTCCGGGGCTGGGCCGAGCTGCTGCCGGATGAGATCGACGTCCACGCCATTCAGCCGCCGGGCCGCGAGGACCGGCTGTTCGAGGATCCGGTCGACACCCTGCAGGCGACTCTGGACGCCGTCGTCCCGGAGCTGCTGGAGCACTCCAAGGAGCCGTTTGCCCTGTTCGGACACAGTCTCGGAGCGATCGTCTGCTGGGAGGCGGCCCGCGTGCTACGCGAGGAGCACGACATCGAACCGATGCACATGTTCCTCTCGGGATGCCGCGCACTGCCCGCCGTTCACGACGGCCGGCGGGACCTTCACACGCTTCCGGAAGCGGAACTCATCGAGGAACTCCGACTGATGAACGGAACACCGGAGGAGATTCTCCGAAACTCCGACTTCATGCGGATGCTGTTGCCTACCGTAAGGGCGGACTATGCGATGCTCTCACGCTATTCCTTTCTGCCGTGCAAGCCGCCGGGCGCACCGGTAACGGTTTTCGGCGGGGCAAACGACCCGGGTGTTGGAATGAACCATCTCCAGCAGTGGTCCGAGTTGGTGGAGGGAGAGCTCGACTCGGTGGTCCTGCCCGGTGACCACTTTTTCCTGCATGCGTCGCGGGAGCCCCTTCTCGCGGAAATGGCGAAACGCCTCGTCGAGCCCGCCAGGGAGCCCGGGCGGGATTCCTCACACCGTTCTCTCTGA